One genomic region from Pseudoduganella dura encodes:
- the grxC gene encoding glutaredoxin 3 encodes MTAQVTMYTTAVCPYCIRAERLLESKGIKNIDKIRVDLDPDQRQMMMQKTGRRTVPQIYVGETHVGGFDDLYALDQAGRLDPLLNG; translated from the coding sequence ATGACCGCTCAAGTAACGATGTACACCACCGCCGTTTGCCCGTATTGCATCCGTGCCGAACGGCTGCTGGAAAGCAAGGGGATCAAGAACATCGACAAGATCCGCGTCGACCTCGATCCCGACCAGCGCCAGATGATGATGCAGAAAACCGGCCGCCGCACGGTACCGCAGATTTACGTGGGCGAAACCCATGTCGGCGGCTTCGACGACCTGTATGCGCTGGACCAGGCCGGCCGCCTCGATCCACTGCTGAACGGCTGA
- the secB gene encoding protein-export chaperone SecB produces the protein MSDENLQPVFQIQRVYLKDLSLEQPNSPGIFLEQEAPSIEVALDVGAVPLQEGIFESTVTITVTAKVKDKVAFLVEGKQAGIFEARNIPAEQLDPLLGIGCPNIVYPYLRANIADVITRAGFPPVHLAEINFEVFYQQRLQAIAEQQGKLAEGTSTVQ, from the coding sequence ATGTCTGACGAAAACCTGCAACCCGTATTCCAAATCCAACGCGTCTACCTGAAAGACCTGTCGCTGGAACAGCCGAATTCCCCGGGCATCTTCCTGGAGCAGGAAGCCCCGTCGATCGAAGTGGCCCTGGATGTGGGCGCCGTTCCACTGCAGGAAGGCATCTTCGAATCCACGGTGACGATCACCGTGACCGCCAAGGTGAAGGACAAGGTTGCATTCCTGGTGGAAGGCAAGCAGGCAGGCATCTTTGAAGCGCGCAACATTCCAGCCGAACAGCTCGATCCGCTGCTGGGCATCGGTTGCCCGAATATCGTGTACCCGTACCTGCGCGCCAACATCGCCGACGTGATCACCCGCGCGGGCTTCCCGCCGGTACACCTGGCCGAGATCAACTTCGAAGTGTTCTACCAGCAGCGCCTGCAGGCCATCGCCGAACAGCAAGGCAAGCTGGCCGAAGGCACCAGCACCGTTCAGTAA
- a CDS encoding SH3 domain-containing protein: MSITRLIMGAIVLLASGAGWAADFKTVGAAPAVLYDAPSTKGVKLFTVPRGAPLEIVLTYGDWVKVRDVSGDLAWTPARGLSSRRNVIARAPNVKIRAAEDDASAVVFTVDKGVLLELGEPGANGWIKVRHRDGLAGYVRGSDIWGY, translated from the coding sequence ATGAGTATTACCCGCTTGATAATGGGCGCCATCGTGTTACTGGCGAGCGGCGCCGGCTGGGCTGCCGATTTCAAGACGGTTGGCGCGGCGCCCGCCGTGCTGTACGACGCGCCTTCCACGAAGGGCGTCAAGCTGTTCACCGTGCCGCGCGGCGCGCCGCTGGAAATCGTGCTTACCTATGGCGACTGGGTCAAGGTGCGCGACGTGTCCGGCGACCTGGCCTGGACGCCGGCGCGCGGGCTGTCGAGCCGCCGCAATGTCATCGCCCGTGCGCCGAACGTGAAAATCCGCGCGGCCGAGGACGATGCGTCCGCCGTGGTGTTCACGGTCGACAAGGGCGTGCTGCTGGAGCTGGGGGAACCCGGCGCGAACGGCTGGATCAAGGTGCGTCACCGCGACGGCCTGGCCGGCTACGTGCGCGGCAGCGATATTTGGGGTTATTGA
- a CDS encoding NAD(P)H-dependent glycerol-3-phosphate dehydrogenase gives MQDNPTSRRRITVLGAGAWGTAVAIAVAARHDVVLWGRNAQAMADIAEARDNTHYLPGFPFPPALRVSADFDEAVAHAQRDADGNDGLLIAATPVAGLRPLLHSLKGRPIPNLVWLCKGFEYDTGLLPHQIFREVLGDAIPGGALSGPSFAQEVARGLPCALTIASTSAALRDCVVATVHGGTMRVYSSDDLIGVEVGGAVKNVMAIATGCADGLGLGLNARAALITRGLAEVTRLGTTLGGNIETFMGLTGMGDLILTCTGDLSRNRRVGLGLAQGKALETIVAELGHVAEGVPCAKAVRELAARLGVDMPLTNGVASMLFDGVKPEVLVARMLARDPRDETLAPASK, from the coding sequence ATGCAAGACAATCCAACGAGCCGGCGCCGCATCACCGTCCTGGGCGCCGGCGCCTGGGGCACGGCCGTCGCCATCGCCGTCGCCGCCCGGCACGATGTCGTGCTGTGGGGCCGTAACGCGCAAGCCATGGCGGACATCGCCGAGGCCCGCGACAACACGCACTACCTGCCCGGCTTTCCCTTCCCCCCCGCCCTGCGCGTGAGCGCCGATTTCGATGAAGCGGTCGCTCACGCGCAACGCGACGCCGACGGCAACGACGGCCTGCTGATCGCGGCCACGCCGGTGGCCGGCCTGCGCCCGCTGCTGCACAGCCTGAAGGGCCGCCCGATCCCCAACCTGGTCTGGCTGTGCAAGGGTTTCGAATATGACACCGGGCTGCTGCCGCACCAGATCTTCCGCGAAGTGCTGGGCGACGCTATTCCCGGCGGCGCGCTGTCCGGTCCGTCGTTCGCGCAGGAAGTGGCGCGCGGCCTGCCGTGCGCGCTGACCATCGCCTCCACGTCGGCCGCGCTGCGCGACTGCGTGGTGGCCACGGTGCATGGCGGCACGATGCGCGTGTACTCGAGCGACGACCTGATCGGCGTGGAAGTCGGCGGCGCCGTGAAAAACGTGATGGCGATCGCCACCGGCTGCGCCGACGGCCTGGGCCTGGGCCTGAATGCCCGTGCCGCGCTGATCACCCGCGGGCTGGCCGAGGTGACCCGCCTGGGCACGACGCTGGGCGGCAACATCGAAACCTTCATGGGCCTGACCGGCATGGGCGACCTGATCCTCACGTGCACGGGCGACCTGTCGCGCAACCGCCGCGTGGGCCTCGGCCTGGCGCAAGGCAAGGCGCTGGAGACGATCGTGGCCGAACTGGGCCACGTGGCCGAGGGCGTACCCTGCGCCAAGGCCGTGCGCGAACTGGCCGCCCGGCTCGGTGTCGACATGCCGCTCACCAATGGTGTTGCGTCGATGCTGTTCGACGGCGTGAAACCGGAAGTGCTGGTGGCCCGGATGCTGGCCCGCGATCCCCGCGATGAGACACTCGCGCCCGCTTCCAAGTAA
- a CDS encoding GtrA family protein, with the protein MPTLPSSRRANFSARSLIAFLCVGGASTAAHYVAMLLLMRAGLPVATASGTGFALGALLNYLLNEQLTFQSDEQRRVTAPRFAVAAATGLLLNHFLLTTLIRAGLPTLPAQLLTTMGVIVWNYCIHGAWTFRRRRN; encoded by the coding sequence ATGCCCACTCTTCCATCTTCCAGGCGCGCCAACTTTTCGGCGCGCAGCCTGATTGCCTTCCTCTGTGTGGGCGGCGCTTCCACGGCCGCGCACTACGTGGCGATGCTGCTGCTGATGCGCGCCGGCCTGCCCGTGGCAACCGCTTCCGGCACCGGCTTCGCGCTCGGCGCGCTGCTGAACTACCTGCTCAACGAACAGCTCACCTTTCAAAGCGATGAACAGCGCCGTGTCACCGCGCCCCGCTTCGCGGTCGCGGCCGCCACCGGCCTGCTGCTGAATCATTTCTTGCTGACGACGCTGATCCGCGCCGGCCTGCCCACCCTGCCCGCACAACTGCTGACCACCATGGGAGTGATCGTATGGAACTACTGCATCCATGGCGCCTGGACTTTTCGACGCCGCCGGAACTGA
- a CDS encoding glycosyltransferase family 2 protein: MELLHPWRLDFSTPPELKQDLKPVPVVSLVLPCFNEQEVLPETTRRLIALLARLEAEGRAAPGSAIYYVDDGSSDGTWRLVAEYAAVFPTVCGIKLSRNRGHQNALLCGLMTAPGDVLVSLDADLQDDLEAIPRMLDGYRAGNEIVYAVRRCRDADSFFKRVTAEGYYRLLAFLGVQVLFNHADFRLMSRRAIESLRGYEETHLFLRGLVPQLGYRTSVVEFERAARFAGESKYPLRKMLSLAWQGVTSFTAYPLRLITGAGALVSLGSLLLSAWALGIRLFTDDAVPGWASVVIPMYLLGGVQLLSLGIIGEYLAKVYESTKKRPRFHVETVCGNGFGKDSS, encoded by the coding sequence ATGGAACTACTGCATCCATGGCGCCTGGACTTTTCGACGCCGCCGGAACTGAAGCAGGATCTCAAACCCGTGCCTGTCGTCAGCCTCGTGCTGCCGTGCTTCAACGAGCAGGAAGTGCTGCCCGAAACCACGCGGCGGCTGATTGCGCTGCTGGCCCGGCTCGAGGCCGAGGGCCGCGCGGCGCCGGGCAGCGCGATCTACTACGTGGACGACGGCAGCAGCGATGGCACCTGGCGCCTCGTCGCGGAGTACGCGGCGGTATTTCCGACGGTGTGCGGCATCAAGCTGAGCCGCAATCGCGGCCACCAGAACGCGCTGCTGTGCGGCCTGATGACAGCGCCGGGCGACGTGCTCGTGAGCCTCGATGCCGACCTGCAGGACGACCTCGAAGCGATTCCCCGGATGCTCGACGGCTACCGCGCCGGCAATGAAATCGTCTATGCGGTGCGGCGCTGCCGCGATGCGGACAGCTTCTTCAAGCGTGTCACGGCCGAAGGCTATTACAGGCTGCTGGCCTTCCTCGGCGTGCAGGTGCTGTTCAACCATGCCGATTTCCGCCTGATGAGCCGCCGCGCCATCGAGAGCCTGCGCGGCTACGAGGAAACCCACCTGTTCCTGCGCGGCCTGGTTCCGCAGCTGGGATACCGCACGTCCGTGGTGGAATTCGAGCGGGCCGCGCGCTTCGCCGGCGAATCGAAATACCCGCTGCGCAAGATGCTGTCGCTGGCGTGGCAGGGCGTGACGTCGTTTACGGCCTATCCGCTGCGGCTGATCACCGGCGCCGGCGCGCTGGTCTCGCTGGGCAGCCTGCTGCTGTCGGCATGGGCGCTCGGTATCCGGCTGTTCACGGACGATGCCGTGCCGGGCTGGGCATCGGTCGTGATCCCGATGTACCTGCTTGGCGGCGTGCAGCTGCTGAGCCTGGGGATCATCGGCGAATACCTGGCCAAGGTCTACGAATCGACGAAGAAGCGGCCACGCTTCCATGTCGAGACCGTGTGCGGCAACGGCTTCGGCAAGGATTCGTCGTGA
- a CDS encoding cupin domain-containing protein, translating into MALQHASSGQVFALQRGDEDGAQFSSIALAKTDDLELIRLVLPAGKTMPEHAVKGEITLQCLSGEITVDAHGRTATLHGGEMLYLAGGTPHALAAAADSVALLTILLKN; encoded by the coding sequence ATGGCCTTACAACACGCTTCCTCCGGTCAGGTCTTCGCATTGCAGCGCGGCGATGAAGATGGCGCGCAGTTTTCGTCGATCGCACTGGCCAAGACGGATGATCTCGAACTGATCCGCCTCGTACTGCCCGCCGGGAAAACCATGCCCGAACATGCGGTGAAGGGGGAAATCACGCTGCAATGCCTGTCCGGCGAAATCACGGTCGATGCGCACGGCCGCACGGCCACGCTGCATGGCGGCGAGATGCTGTACCTGGCGGGCGGCACGCCGCATGCGCTGGCGGCGGCGGCCGATTCGGTGGCGCTGCTGACGATCCTGCTGAAGAACTGA
- a CDS encoding TonB-dependent receptor, with protein MNNRFLLSSISLAILALTSQARAATPQDAVTPAPAAQEVSGASGGGAQEGGAAVQAELQQVVVTGVATGGVRKLDSAFSITTATEEQLRQAAPSSTADILKLVPGVYAEATGGQSGANIEVRGFPSGSDSPFVSVQMMGNPIYPVPTLSFFEGSSAFRLDDTIERVEVLRGGPSTIFSNGQPGATMNFILKKGTDTPEGSIRFSTGTGELRRVDVFYGGKIADNWYGTIGGFYRNTNGVRDAGFPADKGTQLTATLTRKLDNGEITFYARRTDDKNAFYTGVPLISSNEGRTISEFPGFDPLTGTLMSGEMRRFTVEAGPGRTLNYDLGDGRGLKSTVFGIDFAQTIGGWNVSNKFNYFDGDLNTIAMFTGNNPLTMAAYNAGALSTYRNAVDGSTATAATATYLDGTPVADTQQVVQAGLWAVEKQLQSATNELRVSREWMKDNTVTIGGYFANYSSDDVWYLGNSHLMTAVPNARLIDVRLNNGVIVSNGGKEGPVNYAPVASYDGSNTALFIANEWKINDRIKVDGGIRRERQKLDATVSGLTTGDTDNNPLTVYNNGTSMPTSANTALNRTDSANSFTIGGNFKLSRDASVFARANRGHTFIAFDDLRNAGTQAKVDDRGLLPTPTVEQFEVGFKTASPLYSAYVNYFRTDFDGIAFQQILADGTILNSVSGSKGQGVEFELAVRPVRDLTLTLTGNWQDSEYKDNPLTAGKRVQRQPKLQGRFTPSYRIPMGDNELRVYGTYTYIGDRWADQANLQYLPSYKTFDLGAVYRLGEKIEFRVNGSNLSNELGLTEGNSRLTTGGSGPINARPLFGRTWEASVMYRF; from the coding sequence ATGAACAACAGGTTCCTGCTGTCCTCGATATCCCTTGCCATCCTCGCCCTGACCAGCCAGGCGCGTGCCGCCACGCCGCAGGATGCGGTCACCCCGGCGCCCGCGGCGCAAGAGGTTTCCGGTGCATCCGGCGGCGGTGCCCAGGAAGGCGGCGCCGCCGTGCAGGCCGAGCTGCAGCAGGTGGTGGTGACCGGTGTCGCCACCGGCGGCGTGCGCAAGCTCGATTCGGCGTTTTCGATCACCACCGCCACGGAGGAGCAGCTCCGGCAGGCCGCCCCGAGCAGCACGGCCGACATCCTGAAACTGGTGCCGGGCGTGTATGCGGAAGCCACCGGCGGGCAGTCGGGCGCCAACATCGAGGTGCGCGGCTTCCCGTCCGGCTCGGATTCGCCATTCGTGTCCGTGCAGATGATGGGCAACCCGATCTACCCGGTGCCCACGCTGTCGTTCTTCGAAGGCTCGTCGGCGTTCCGGCTCGATGACACCATCGAACGCGTCGAAGTGCTGCGCGGCGGGCCCAGCACGATCTTCTCGAACGGGCAGCCCGGCGCCACCATGAACTTCATCCTGAAGAAAGGGACCGATACGCCGGAAGGCTCGATCCGCTTCTCGACCGGCACCGGCGAGCTGCGCCGGGTCGACGTGTTCTACGGCGGCAAGATCGCCGACAACTGGTATGGCACCATCGGCGGTTTCTACCGCAATACCAACGGCGTGCGCGATGCCGGCTTCCCGGCGGACAAGGGCACGCAGCTGACCGCCACGCTGACCCGCAAGCTCGACAACGGTGAAATCACGTTCTACGCCCGCCGCACCGACGACAAGAACGCCTTCTACACGGGCGTGCCGCTGATTTCGTCGAACGAAGGCCGCACCATCTCGGAATTCCCCGGCTTCGATCCGCTGACCGGCACCCTGATGAGCGGCGAAATGCGCCGCTTCACGGTGGAGGCGGGCCCCGGCCGCACGCTGAACTATGACCTGGGCGATGGCCGCGGGCTGAAATCGACCGTGTTCGGCATCGACTTCGCGCAAACGATCGGTGGCTGGAACGTGTCGAACAAGTTCAATTACTTCGATGGCGACCTGAACACGATCGCCATGTTCACGGGGAACAACCCGCTGACGATGGCGGCCTACAACGCCGGTGCGCTGTCCACGTATCGCAACGCCGTGGACGGCAGCACCGCCACCGCCGCCACCGCTACATACCTGGACGGCACCCCCGTCGCCGACACGCAGCAAGTGGTGCAGGCCGGCCTGTGGGCCGTCGAGAAGCAGCTGCAATCGGCCACCAACGAGCTGCGCGTCAGCCGCGAGTGGATGAAAGACAACACCGTGACGATCGGCGGCTACTTCGCCAATTACTCGTCGGACGACGTCTGGTACCTTGGCAACAGCCACCTGATGACGGCCGTGCCGAATGCCCGGCTGATCGACGTGCGGCTCAATAACGGCGTCATCGTGTCGAACGGCGGCAAGGAAGGCCCGGTCAACTACGCGCCGGTGGCCTCCTACGACGGCAGCAACACGGCGCTGTTCATCGCCAACGAATGGAAGATCAACGACCGCATCAAGGTCGACGGCGGCATCCGCCGCGAGCGGCAAAAGCTCGATGCCACGGTATCGGGCCTGACCACCGGCGACACGGACAACAACCCGCTGACCGTGTACAACAACGGCACGTCGATGCCCACCAGCGCGAACACCGCGCTGAACCGCACCGATTCGGCCAACTCGTTCACGATCGGCGGCAACTTCAAGCTGTCGCGCGATGCCAGCGTGTTTGCCCGGGCCAACCGCGGCCATACCTTTATCGCCTTCGACGACCTGCGCAACGCCGGCACGCAGGCCAAGGTCGACGATCGCGGCCTGCTGCCCACGCCCACCGTGGAGCAGTTCGAGGTGGGCTTCAAGACGGCCTCGCCGCTGTACAGCGCCTACGTGAATTACTTCCGCACCGATTTCGACGGCATCGCGTTCCAGCAGATCCTGGCCGACGGCACGATCCTCAACTCCGTCAGCGGATCGAAAGGGCAGGGCGTGGAATTCGAACTGGCCGTGCGCCCGGTCCGCGACCTGACGCTGACGCTGACGGGCAACTGGCAGGATTCGGAATACAAGGACAACCCGCTCACGGCCGGCAAGCGCGTGCAGCGGCAACCGAAGCTGCAGGGGCGCTTCACGCCGTCGTACCGCATCCCGATGGGCGACAACGAACTGCGGGTATACGGGACCTACACGTACATCGGCGACCGCTGGGCCGACCAGGCCAACCTGCAATACCTGCCGTCATACAAGACGTTCGACCTGGGCGCCGTGTACCGGCTGGGCGAAAAGATCGAGTTCCGCGTCAACGGCAGCAACCTGTCCAACGAACTGGGCCTCACCGAAGGCAACTCGCGCCTGACCACCGGCGGCAGCGGCCCGATCAACGCCCGCCCGCTGTTCGGCCGCACGTGGGAAGCCTCGGTCATGTACCGTTTCTGA